Proteins found in one Candidatus Eisenbacteria bacterium genomic segment:
- a CDS encoding oligopeptide transporter, OPT family produces MQKDDGQPEGSRGSPATLSTRSEDLIPYVPASSSVPEFTLRAMVLGTILGIVFGAANSFLGLKTGLTVSASIPAAVMSMAILRGIFKRGTILENNIVQTLGSTGESLAAGVIFTIPALVFLGMELSNLDIFLMGVMGSLLGILLMIPLRQYLMVREHKTLPFPEGTACANVLIVGEEGGVKARHVFYGIVVGGAYRLAMAGLKLWRDTPGWSSARLHKAAISFELSPILLAVGYLIGPRIAATMLSGGLLGWLVLIPLFDLVGGKSGSILYPGTIPIGLMSSDDIWNNYVRYIGAGGVAIGGLISLVTAIPTVVSSARHSLSGLSETGLKGRALRTEQDMPLPIVAVLSVITVALIFFLPQFGIGGVGTIIAVVMSFFFVTVSARMVGLIGSTSQPVSGMTITALLFTSLVFVAMGRTGASGMAAAVTVGAIVCIAICLSGDMAQDLKTGALVGATPKKQQWAEIIGMLPTAICTGWVLALLHKAYGLGSKELSAPQARLMADLVRGVMGGQLPWGLLTMGAAIGVVVELLGVPALPFAIGLYLPISTSSPIIFGGIIALAVSRFSKGELLKLRQETGMLYSSGLIAGDALMGIVIAALTVIPVTLASGETIPLISRLALRRPESGGVGEDVLSVVIFALLCVLLSVTIFRTREKTHGSRR; encoded by the coding sequence GTGCAGAAAGATGATGGGCAACCAGAAGGATCAAGAGGGTCTCCCGCGACGTTGTCGACCCGGTCCGAGGATCTGATCCCCTACGTGCCCGCCTCAAGTAGCGTTCCCGAATTCACGTTGAGGGCGATGGTTCTCGGCACGATCCTCGGCATCGTGTTCGGGGCGGCGAATTCCTTTCTCGGACTCAAGACCGGTCTCACGGTGAGCGCTTCCATTCCGGCGGCAGTGATGTCGATGGCGATACTGCGCGGGATCTTCAAGAGGGGGACGATACTCGAAAACAACATAGTCCAGACTTTGGGTTCGACGGGTGAGTCTCTTGCAGCAGGGGTGATATTCACGATCCCTGCTCTGGTTTTCTTGGGAATGGAGCTCTCGAACCTCGACATCTTCCTGATGGGCGTGATGGGAAGCCTGCTCGGCATCCTCCTCATGATTCCTCTCAGGCAGTACCTGATGGTGAGAGAACACAAGACCCTTCCTTTTCCAGAAGGAACGGCGTGCGCAAACGTTCTCATCGTCGGAGAAGAGGGTGGCGTGAAAGCGCGGCACGTGTTCTACGGGATTGTCGTTGGTGGAGCTTACAGGTTGGCAATGGCTGGACTGAAGCTCTGGCGAGACACACCCGGCTGGAGCTCCGCCAGGCTTCACAAAGCTGCGATATCGTTCGAGCTCTCTCCTATACTTCTCGCCGTCGGATATCTGATCGGCCCAAGGATAGCCGCCACCATGCTGTCGGGCGGCCTCCTCGGCTGGCTGGTCCTCATTCCTCTGTTTGACCTCGTCGGTGGCAAGTCCGGCTCCATCCTCTATCCCGGTACGATTCCGATCGGGCTCATGAGTTCGGACGACATCTGGAACAACTACGTCAGGTACATCGGCGCGGGTGGAGTTGCGATAGGGGGTCTGATAAGTCTGGTGACGGCAATTCCGACCGTGGTTTCGTCGGCGCGTCACAGTCTGTCCGGTCTTTCCGAGACCGGTCTCAAAGGGAGGGCTCTCAGAACCGAACAGGACATGCCCCTGCCCATCGTGGCGGTGCTGTCCGTGATTACCGTCGCCCTCATCTTCTTTCTGCCCCAATTCGGCATAGGCGGAGTGGGAACGATCATCGCAGTGGTCATGTCTTTCTTCTTCGTGACGGTTTCCGCACGGATGGTCGGGCTCATAGGCTCGACCTCCCAGCCGGTTTCGGGGATGACCATTACCGCGCTACTCTTCACAAGTCTGGTGTTCGTCGCCATGGGCAGGACCGGTGCATCGGGGATGGCGGCCGCGGTGACGGTCGGTGCGATTGTCTGCATAGCCATATGTCTTTCCGGTGATATGGCGCAGGACCTCAAGACGGGGGCTCTGGTCGGCGCAACTCCGAAGAAACAGCAGTGGGCGGAGATAATCGGAATGCTGCCCACGGCCATCTGCACGGGCTGGGTTCTTGCACTCTTGCACAAGGCCTACGGGTTGGGTTCGAAGGAGCTGTCCGCTCCTCAGGCTCGGCTCATGGCAGATCTCGTGCGGGGCGTCATGGGGGGACAGTTGCCCTGGGGGCTCTTGACGATGGGAGCGGCGATAGGTGTGGTGGTGGAGCTCTTGGGGGTGCCTGCCCTGCCGTTTGCGATAGGCCTGTATCTGCCTATTTCGACGTCCTCGCCCATCATCTTTGGAGGCATCATCGCCCTGGCAGTCTCCAGGTTTAGCAAGGGAGAGCTTCTCAAGCTCCGGCAAGAGACGGGGATGCTCTACAGCTCGGGTTTGATTGCAGGTGACGCGCTGATGGGAATCGTGATCGCGGCCCTGACAGTGATTCCTGTGACACTTGCAAGCGGAGAGACAATCCCTCTCATCTCAAGGCTTGCGCTCAGGAGGCCCGAGTCAGGCGGGGTAGGGGAGGACGTCCT